The sequence TTCTATAACTGACCTATATATCAGACTAATTATCACCACCTCCACAGGAAACCCCTCCCCTCGACCTTGAGAACGTCTCCGACACACTCCTGGAGAAAAATATCAAGGCCAGTCAGATGAAGTTCGGGTTCCTCGGCCTCGGCATCATGGGCAGCGGCATTGTCAAGAACCTGCTCAACTCCGGGCACAAGGTCGTCGTGTGGAACAGGACTGCGGCCAAGGTAGGTGCACTGTTTCCTGCTGGTCTTGAGGATTCTGCAAACTGGTGTTTAAAGACACCTCTGGACTTCCAAATGTCTATAGgctgcggtgaccgcttacttATGAACTACACCCCAGGCTAAAAGTATGGAAACAAACAACAACTAGCGATTTCTCTCATTTTTTTACCATCTTGACGTAGTGTGACAATGGCACTACGTACGGCGATATTTAGTTCGGAGGTTTtcacatggtctaataaaacatggtcttctcttcccagagtgtcacttgcctacgtcacaataacattgccactttatttcaacataacatgttacatgggtacattatatctatggttaataagttaaaatatttctttataattttataattttcatttatatgtattttatcttaaattttacaataacacgtcatttttaattattcgttagcaatatcttccgattcacgaaagaaatttcagacgttcgggtaattctgtttacactactggcaatacaggatagcgctgtcacatttgacaatccgccatgttgtccctgaccgtcatccttgtcgaacgcgtgttaattgttatttccttctcgctcagtgtcagcagtcgcagtgttttccaaacttttcacgtcgtaagcttggtaattaatgttttgttacgaaaatggttggctgttctattcggaactgtaagagtaggagtgaaaagggcagtatagatttgttttattttactatgtttctacatgaataacttaaaattaatgccgttaaaataattttcaccgttggttaaaattctcccacattttaaagtttgagaacctgtaaacagcatgatgacgtaggcaagtgacagttaggtcattcgcgaatctcggaagagagtaccaggcggagtatattataaTACCATGATTCCTGCTGAGGTGGTCTTGAGAGACTACTATAGGGATTCTGCAACCAGTTGAAAGACACCTCTGGACTTCCAAATGTTAAAGGCTGCGGCAACTGAAAGCGATAGATGTTTTATGGAAGAAACTTAAGTTTCGACGATCTGATCAAGTTTGCGGACATTCTATGACCGGTCGTTATGTAGGACACATTCTAAATCATGCCAGGCCACTGTGagatcatcatcataatttaagagcgtggctcctgtcggtggagtatgcgcCAGTTTTCGCGGTCCTCGAAAGACGCGACATTTGCCTTTGCTTATACTGTGAGATATAttacatacagggtgcttcctgtaacaggagcaataaattaaactaaaggctgtactcctcaaactgaccaacatttgttcagcaacttttaaaaaatataaatcctttagacttcctctttttcatacaaaataaatattgccttcaatgtacgctgacaacattgtgtttgacgttgcctgtcacgctttaaacataataaaatttggaatacattgcgtcttagaataaactttaaagtgtaataaaaatcaaaacatgagttattttcaaaagttgctgaacaaatgttggtcagtttgtggagtacagcctttagtttaatttattgctcctgttaggaagcaccctgtatatgagaTGACAGTTCTAACAATTTGTTGAGGGTGGCTAAGCTAAGCCAAGCGAGCATAGTGGAAGCTAGTAAAATCTAAAGCCCACTGTGGCACAAGGCTAACGtagatgtgatttttttttctatttgaaaaaaaaaaatagattgacGAATGATATAAACTACTCTTACATATCGCTCtcgtatttatgtttttttaaacttctgGCAATGATAGATTGTCTGAAGCGTCTGAATTTCCATTGCCATTGGCTGGGACATTTTAAAGATGTTTTACTTTAGCATACCCTTGAAGCAAAAGGTAAGTCAATAAACACATTAAAGGCCTGtacacaccggatgcgtgtgcgtagacgtccacgtgcgcgttgtaatatacaaatccttatgagagacggcacaccgcttgcgtgacctGTGCGTGCATGGCTCctacattttagcgcacgcgcactTGTACGcagctgggctataaccgcggaaatcaaagttcgcaaatttcgagcatctttctctgtcactcttgttacgccttcattagagtaaaagatccccgcaatttgcgaatttcggttttcccgGTTGGCCCCCAGGTGTGCTCTGACGTTAATAAATCTGTGACTTATTCCACATCTAGCAGCGTGAATCGAGTCGTGTGCAAGGTAAACTAATAACCTCTTATTAATTAGTACTGTTTGACAATTCTACAGACAAAAGACATCTCGCTCGTAGTCATGCTAGGCTAGACGCACTGGCGGTTTTAACTAAACCTACAACTTACTCTATTACTAAAGCTAGAAGATTCAAATTACAATAGCTATTATGGGTAGTCTATTTCGACAGTCGTATGTGTTTTTTAGGACACGTTGATGTGTCGAATCGGACTAtattaactctgcatggcatcaataatgtaaaatttctatgGATTTACTTAGCTCTGTTTAAGacagtgcaaagttagcttacaaCTTTAGGTTGTGTTTACTGTGGTTGTTTGTCGTGTCAGTTATCGGTCCAATGTTACTGTTGCGGTATTAGGACTTTGTATCTGTGTTATAAATAGGGTATTCTCcttctagtcaaatcagtttcttttttagaactgtaaaAACGATTTGCGGatgtggaatttatatgaaacattacacaagacgtcacggtcaactcacctacttattatacttctatccgatttattaaatagaacttgtgtttaaaaataactgctatctatgtttttcttataattatttattgctttatttcatgcatggtgtgaaattatttattttaaatacagtcaaataccctaattCTATATATCAATCAATATCCTATTCAGTGACGActatatgaaataaaatgttcaatattatgtaagtacatagttGTCATTGCGAACAATGTGTTCAGAAAATAGGTGCCCCACCTTTACATGTCAAATTTTTACAAGCAATAAAAAAACTTGTCGAACATGTCGAATACCGAGTATTCGGCCCATCTCTGGGTATGTGGCTACATATAAAGATATACATATTAGCGTAATCCATACTAGTCGGTATAATATAAAGTTATACATGTCATGTTTGCTAAGTGTTCTGTGATCGGCGATGTGCGCTGATATCGAGTTTCGCCGCAACAGACCGCCGCGTCAGTTGCTTCACCACTCGCTTAATTATCAAGCATATACAGCTATATTAATTTgatgactggtctggcctagtgggtagtgaccctgcctgtgaagccacggtcctgggttcgaatcccagtaagggcatttatttgtgtgatgagcacagacatttgttcctgagtcttggttgttttctatgtatttaagtatttgtatattatatatatcgttgtctgagtaccacaacacaagccttcttgagcttactgtgggacttagtcaatctgtgttaTAATTTTGGGCatttaattatttctatttatttatgtatttacagATGACATGGGTCATTTTCGTTGTCTTGTTTCTGACTACGCTGTAGGgtagaattaatattttaaaacttgACGATGTAAGGTTTTTTATTCTGTCAATTACCTATATTGAGTTGTATATACCTTGACGAGTAGGTCACTCTTTTTCCCTGCTTTGCATTTCACAAAAGCCTATGAAAAGTATCTGAAAACTTGACGAGAGAAGGAATATGTTGTATTCCGTAGATGATAATATAAAACCTGAGATTTCATTCGattttactagagttagaccaagataagtttgctatgattttgatagtacacgcagtgcaagtgttatttttatcgtcaaacttctatgaaattatgacgtataaatatcgttgcagacttatcttggtctaactctattctaTTACTAACTGAAACAAAAAGATATTTGATAAATTTGATAATAAGTAACTTCTGAAAGAATATGGCTTCTTAGGAACGTCAATTGTAACCCCTCCCCCTCCCTACTTCGCGGTGGCTGCCGGTTGGCCTCTTGTCTTAATCCACTTACGGTCAATTGACACTTTTAGTGCTAGTTTGAcgtttcactacatagtataaaataacaaaatagcttcctgctgtctgtctgtccctatgtatgcttagatctttaaaactacgcatcgGATTTTGAGGCTTGTTTTTAATAGAAAGACTAAAGAGTGCATGCATATTTGCATGTACATGTACTTAAcgcaaataaaatgaaatatgaaaattgattcaagaggaaggtttttgtataatttgttaatccgtgcgaagccggggcgggtcgctagttcattATAAAATGGCTTCACGACATCATAGTTTTATTCGTCGTTATTTTTGCCTGTTGGTCGCtttaaaattatactaaaaaCTAGGAAAGgtctaaaacattttttatcaaATGTGTTAATGACATTTGTTATTCGGCAACTTTTTTTGGACCTACCATATTCGAACAGAAATCCCAACTGTCAAGTTTTAGATGCTTAACTTTCTGGATTGtaagaattaataaaattaggTTCTTGCTTTTAAGCTATGTAATTAActacttttcttttaaatacTGCACTAGTCGCCACTCGTCACGACACATCGTGAACGGGTGCCGCTAAAATAGTTCTAATATCGATGTACATATCTTCTCTTATCTAATATGCATTTGGCGATACTAATCTAACTTTTTATGTTAGGTTTCACCAAATTGCAGCGACGGAGGATTAACAttacaaatatattatgttgAATATGTGCATGGCTCGAATACTTTATTTATGTTACTAATCGTgccaataaattattattactaacTTAGCGTTTTATTTACGCTGATTTAGCATAAGCCCAGTGAAACGCCTTATAAGTAATACTAACAATCTAAGTCAAATACCTACATCAAGTATCGAATGACTTATAAAAGCTATgcatttaattatattattgcaAAGCTATGTTAAATTGAGAGGtaaatttatgtacctattgccGTACTTCATTGCAgaaaatttactttaaatatataATGAAGATCTAATTCTAGAAAATCATCGTATCTCGGTAGGTTTATCGTCGAATAAAACCACAAAAAtacattgaaaaatattttttttattcttcacGATTAGCCGTCTACTCCTGTTTATATATTTAGAAAATGTTCaacaatattttgtatattttctaTTAAGAAACCTTATATAATATGAATCGTCGCCGGATCTTAGTATTTGGCATATCACTGTATactatgtacgaaatgtcaCAAAATATAATCATCACTTAACTTTATCACTCTCGAGAGATTTACTAGAGTCGATATGAACGCAACCCGGAGCGGCCGAACACAACACGCCGCAACTCCCCCCAATAACATCAAAACGGAAACAATAGAAACGGAGACTTATTTACACTAGAAACTTGAAGGCTAATTTCAAATACAGTCTATCACAGCTCACTTAGAAGTACCCGACAGTCCCCTCGGCTGCAGCTCGATGGTCTgcaggcgcggcggcggcggcagcagGCGCGCCAGCAGCCTGTACTACAAGCGGCCCTCGCGGCCCGCCTGCACGGCCAGCAGCACGCGCGCCTGCACGTGCGCCGCCGCGCGCAGCTCCGGCGAGCTGGCCGATGACGTCAGCCGCGCCGCCGAACCTCCGCCCCGGCCCAGCAGCGGCTCGCTCGCCGGCTTCGCGTCCGTCGCCCCCGCGTACTCCCGCGTGCGCACCGGCAGCCCGCAGCGCGACGTGGTCGCCTCCGGCTCGATCATGTTTATGTGCACGTCCGGCTCGGGCGAGCCGCGCCGCGAGGTCAGCGACCGCTCCGTCGGCGTGTAGTACACGGACACCTTGCTCTCGGAGTCCGGCGCGAGCGGCGGCAGCCGGGCGAGCGCCTCCAGCTTCGTCTTCAGATACGTGTCCAGGTGCTCCATGTCGGGGTCGAGCGCCGTCGAGTCGCTCCGCCCGCAGGACCCGGACCGGCAGTTGTCGAAGTACAGCGAGGGAAGGTTCTCGAGCACCTTGTTGAGCGTCTGCTGCTGGTACTTGTAGCTCTGCCGCAGCCGGAGGACTTGGTGCGCGCTGAACTTGCGGATCTTGTTGCGTTGGAACACGTAGTTCTCGCGCACCCAGTTGAGCTGCCCGGTCGAGTATTCGCGGACCCGTTTCACCTGCACACAAACGCGAACTCAACATCCATCcgattccataaaaaaatacaccttcTACACGGGATATTTCTAAGACGTTAAAATCACTGCTAGATTTCTTACCTGATCATGGTACTGATCCCTCATAGACGACAGATGATTACTGCCGATGTCTCTTATATTGCGAAGATGTGTGGCTTGTGAAGAATAACTATTCTGTATCCAATCCATCTGCTGTGTGCAGTTTTCTTTGATTCGATGCACCTGTTGATATAAACGGTCACTTTTAATGACTCTTCTAAATTTAAGAGAGAAAATTCGCAATTTAAAGATTGTATCGAATTTACAAAGTGAACCCTTGTCCTGATTAAAAAGCCAATCTTCGAGGGTGCGATGTACTTATGAAGGCCAACCGAAGTAGATTTATTTATAGCCTGTCACAAGGACAGGATAGATAAAAGCGCGCCTCGTAAGACCGATAATAGTGATCTCTAGGGACCATGAACGTTAATAAGACTACGTAATGACTCGACGCGTGCTTCCATTGAATAGAAAAAAGGTGTTTTTAAGTACATGATGAAGACGATTTCAAGCTATGGTCATTTACATAACTACTAAACCGAGATGACATGTGCAACTGTGCCCAAATATCGGCAAAAATACACGGTAAATGCCCCGTTTTAATAATAGCTATTATGATCAAGTATTTACTCGAAAGCCGACACTTCAAACAGGACAAAGTGCAAGACAGGGAAGGCAGACCCCGCCATCACAATGACGTTACACATGCGGATACAAACCTAATTAGCTATTATTGGTTAACTATTAATCTCTCATTTTgagttatgtatttgtaagaaatgtCACATAATTAACTAATTCAGGTTTGTAAATGTGAATGAAtaaggctgatttagacggcgcgcgaactcgcatacgattttagttacattgcggattgttggttacgtccaattcaaccgaccgatcaaaatccgcaatgtaatgaaactcgcatgcgagttctcgcatcgttaAATGGGggctatacatctctaaggataatttgataaactatgttattttttagttctgacacttagagacatttacacctctaaataagtatattttttttttccgtgtatctgttttgtttttattttaatattgtttgtatctccttttttgggatcacgggcctataaatcccggtcttttgataggcttgcgtggggatatagatccaacacgtagaggccctttggagagctttaatgtcatgtagtttattttaatattattattatagtttttttatgtaattcgacatcaagagaccttatacatctctaagtaattgtattacgttagtttgatttggtagttgtagttgtatttaataattgttgatgtattattatttttattttgcttgtatgtaaattcaatgttgacgtgtaaaagtgccgttgtggcctatttgctgaataaatgttgaagttgaagccCTAAGGGGTGAAATAATTACCTGCACCGCATAGTTCTCTCGTAACTTCTCGAGCTGTTGCCGCTTGTATTGCTCGATGTTGTCGAGCATGTTGGAGATCTGCCGCGAGCGCGGCGCGTCGACGCGCACGCACGTACAGCAGCTACAGCATGTCTCCATCAGGCGGAACCTGCAATCGAGATTATTGCTTGTTAACAACTTAACACCAAGCTCGTGTGTGGGGAAAGACGATGGGGAAATATGCCTATGAAATATCAATGCTAACATTTTCCACTACCGTAAAATTTGCCTACTTTACTCGAAAATATATTGTGGTATGTTAAGATAGGCAAAATTGCCTATCATATCACtacttttttatgatataaggCAAACGATCAGACGaaacgcctgatggtaagcgattccCGCCGTCCATAGACACCcacaacaccagaggggttgtaatacttgtaatgtaagtgcgttgccggcatttaagatgggaggAGTAATACTATCatgttgtattatttaaatgaggttgtgatatagtttatagcaaagtaggcacattttaaggcacatattattgttttagtttaaataaCGCTTTGACTAACAATATCATTATCCGTTGGTGTTACTTTCATTTATCTTATGGATTGTATAACAACGTATTGAGCAATAACTGTCAAAAGCCTTACAGccataaataatataggtaatgtTTGTGTTATAAAGTGAGTAATCTTTTTCTACAACGAGTTTCTTGATTTGTGGCTTATATTTGTCATATCGTTAAaaacgaaaagtaaaaaaaaatggccaAACGCACCTTTGTTGCGTTTggccatttttttatttttactgtgagaccaaataagtaaatatttcattctaattttaaagcgtgtaaaataattatgaattgtAGAAAATGGATATTGTATTCTCACCATGTTAAGATTGATGTGGCGAGCTATGAGTAATACAtatgcattaatattttagtttgtgTGTAAGTTCAAGTTTTCCCATTGGACAACAAAAATACaagagaaatgaaaaataaatcacAGAAGTTTCTtaatagaaaatgtatgaaatcgTTGATTTAGCTTGTTTGCCATGTGATTTAAAATGTAATGCAAACGGGCAGCCGGCCGGAGCAAATACTGCTCCGCGGCTGCCCgagtaaataaacaaacataaaGTAAACGTCAAAATTTACTAAATTAACAATTTACAAGAGCGAGTAACTTTATCCAAATCATTTATTACTAACCTGCGGAATATGTAACGCAGCGCCTGCACCAGTAGAGTGATCGCCAGAAACGCCGCCGCGCAAAACGCACCCCACATCAAACTATagattttaatttcatacatcgTCACTGGATCTATGTTTAAAACCACTTCCACAGACACGTTCGCAGACGGGTTCGAAGCGAAGCAGAGGTACGTCCCGCTGTCTTCTCTGTGTATGTCACCTATCACTAGGGAACCGTTGTCGAGGATTCTCACTCGAGATTTCGTATTGTCTATAGTTCTGTAGTGCTTGTCGTGTGCTGTTCCATGCTTGTGGAATATGTCTGGGGTCTGCGGATCCGGGTTCCAATGGAAGACTGCTCGTGTCGGAGTCACCCAGGTTATAGACGGTGGCGGGTTCCCGTGGAACTTGCATTCCAGCATCGCATCTGTTTGCAGCCTGTACAGCATCAGCGGTGAAGCGGAGACTAGCTGCGGCGGCTTGCAGTTTGTATTGTTCAGTATAATCAACATCTCATTCTTATACGTATTTCTACAGCTCATGTCCGACTTGACGATCCCTTTCCTCCTGTCCGCCCAGTTCGCGAACCACGCCATCCGACAATCGCACGCCCACAAATTACCCCCTATTCTAAAATCTTCTAATTTATCTAACAACTTCAATGATAACGGCAAATTAGTTAAACTGTTGAAGCTTATATCCAGATGTGTCAAAGACTCGGTGTCCTGAAACACGAATGGTTCTATTTCTcgtaaataatagttatttctaATGTAAAGTCGCTGTAGTCCGCTTAAGCCTTCGAAGTTTGTGTTCTCAATGACCGATATTTCTGTGTGGTCGAGGTAGAGAGTTCTCAGGTTTTCGTTATTGCGGAAGAGCTTCGGCGGCAGCATTCTCATCCGGTTGCCGCCCATATTTAGCCACTTCAGATTCCACAAATTCTTAAAAGCATCCTGTGATATGTTTTGGAAGTGGTTGTAACTCAGATTGAGCCCTCTCAAGCTTACAAATCTATCGAAAAAGAATTTCGGGAAGTAGTCTAATTTGTTACTAGAGATATCGAGCGTCTCCAATTCCTTGAGGTCGACTAGAGCGTTAGATGTAATTTTGACTAGGCTATTATTGTTTAGGAACAGTGTTTTCAGTTGAAGATTAGGTCTAAAGTAAAAATCTATGAAAGTGGCTAGCCTATTGTAAGAGAGGTCGAGGTACTGCAGGCGATGGCAGGGCCCGAACACCTGGTACGGTATGACGTGGAGGTCATTCCTCGACACGTCGAGCACTTCCAGGCTCTCTAGATCTGCGAACGTGAATCGAGGGATGTCTTCGAGGCGGTTCCTCGATATGTTGAGGTATCTCAGACGCGTCAGACCGGTGAAGAGGCCATGCTCGGTTCTTTTAAGTTCGTTTCCGCTCAAGTCGATTTGCTCTAGCTGTTTGAGTAGATGGAAGATCTCGCCGTTGACGCTCTGGAGCTGCGAGTCGGTCCAGGAGAGGTTCTGGAGGGTGTCGGGCTGGGCGGGCAGCGCGTCGGGCCCGAGGCGGTggtcgggcagcggcgcggcgcggcacgcCAGGCGCGCGGCCGAACACGAGCACCCCGCGCGGCACGCCGAGGCCCCCACCGACCAACTTATTGCCAGCGCCAATATTCTAAGCAGGCGctgcattattttattacaacctGCATAGTATTATTTACTGAAACAAGAAAAATGTTTGCTCTATTACGTGCTCGTTAGGCTTATTTACGCTGATTAGTGACACGTGACAGGTTTATATTTTCCAACTTGTCCATATTCATTACTAATTACTGTTAATTTCCTTGTTTGAACTAAACTTGACGCTCagaacaatagggtattttcctactatagttcgttttttttagcattagaaagaaggtaagcgatcttgacatgtcttttaattgaaaaacgctgtttaaaaatcagtaactactacttatgaaagcagaagaatataaatgatcgtattagattcataattgttacatatttgccgtggcttatttttaaaacgtgtttttctataaaaagacacagcaagattgtttaccttatttctaatgctaaaaaaacgaactatatatagTCAAATGTATagttcttttttagaactgtcaaaacgatttgctaatatggaatttatatgaaacattacacagtgacgtcacggtcaactcacctactttttatatttctatccgatttattaaataggacttgtgcttaaaattaaaacacagACAAGACGCCTTTTAAGTAAAATCATTACTAAGGTAGGTTAGGTATGTGCAACCTTTGGCTTTATATTTTCCCTTTCAGTAATTACTACTCCACTAAGAATTATAACTTATCgttgttttctatttttattatttttcatgcCAAATCATGACATAGGTGCCTACTTACGCGACGCTGCGGCGAACCAATACTTATAAAAacgaatatacctacataataacagATTGTTAACTTCCTTT comes from Cydia amplana chromosome 15, ilCydAmpl1.1, whole genome shotgun sequence and encodes:
- the LOC134654431 gene encoding leucine-rich repeat and immunoglobulin-like domain-containing nogo receptor-interacting protein 2 — encoded protein: MQRLLRILALAISWSVGASACRAGCSCSAARLACRAAPLPDHRLGPDALPAQPDTLQNLSWTDSQLQSVNGEIFHLLKQLEQIDLSGNELKRTEHGLFTGLTRLRYLNISRNRLEDIPRFTFADLESLEVLDVSRNDLHVIPYQVFGPCHRLQYLDLSYNRLATFIDFYFRPNLQLKTLFLNNNSLVKITSNALVDLKELETLDISSNKLDYFPKFFFDRFVSLRGLNLSYNHFQNISQDAFKNLWNLKWLNMGGNRMRMLPPKLFRNNENLRTLYLDHTEISVIENTNFEGLSGLQRLYIRNNYYLREIEPFVFQDTESLTHLDISFNSLTNLPLSLKLLDKLEDFRIGGNLWACDCRMAWFANWADRRKGIVKSDMSCRNTYKNEMLIILNNTNCKPPQLVSASPLMLYRLQTDAMLECKFHGNPPPSITWVTPTRAVFHWNPDPQTPDIFHKHGTAHDKHYRTIDNTKSRVRILDNGSLVIGDIHREDSGTYLCFASNPSANVSVEVVLNIDPVTMYEIKIYSLMWGAFCAAAFLAITLLVQALRYIFRRFRLMETCCSCCTCVRVDAPRSRQISNMLDNIEQYKRQQLEKLRENYAVQVHRIKENCTQQMDWIQNSYSSQATHLRNIRDIGSNHLSSMRDQYHDQVKRVREYSTGQLNWVRENYVFQRNKIRKFSAHQVLRLRQSYKYQQQTLNKVLENLPSLYFDNCRSGSCGRSDSTALDPDMEHLDTYLKTKLEALARLPPLAPDSESKVSVYYTPTERSLTSRRGSPEPDVHINMIEPEATTSRCGLPVRTREYAGATDAKPASEPLLGRGGGSAARLTSSASSPELRAAAHVQARVLLAVQAGREGRL